In Gimesia benthica, a single window of DNA contains:
- a CDS encoding DUF1549 domain-containing protein: protein MTANRLTDCIVLLALSLCGTAPLSAAESVDYLKQIKPLLRTKCQSCHGALKQNSSFRVDTAEFLRQGGDSGPGFEPGKADDSLLLGVLTGDAGFKMPPEGAGKPLTPDELALFRQWINAGAPTPENEVPEQDPRQFWSYQTPVKPAVPKVKNNAWVRNEIDAFLAAEHEQHNLVPRPPAAPAVLLRRLYLDLTGLPPTTAELEAYLADPSEEAYGKTVDKLLASPRYGERWGRHWMDVWRYSDWYGSRGINEIRYSQRHIWRWRDWIVESVNADKPYDRMIVEMLAGDELEPDNPDVVRATGFLGRNWYKFDRNVWMFDTVEHTSVAFLGLTMKCARCHDHKYDPLDQVEYYRFRAFFEPHNVRTDALSGTVDKEKDATLGMVLKDGLARVFDKELEQPTYLFQRGDDRQPDKEHPLTPAVPVNLTKEPVTIKPVKLPLASYYPALRPEILQEKVQQAEQEIKSAEAALHKSDTTIQQVEQQLADLQQGSATETDARPAIINERFQQPNPELWQTVSGKWEYIDGCLRQTNTGAFRTMVSQIDLPLNFQGGCVTKPWNRARFIRSVSSLMPSTSVMPRPFTPRSVTTNRPCRPSTAQ from the coding sequence ATGACTGCCAACCGACTCACGGATTGCATTGTACTGCTGGCGCTGAGCCTCTGCGGAACCGCCCCCCTCTCTGCAGCGGAATCGGTCGATTATCTCAAGCAGATCAAGCCACTGCTCCGCACGAAATGTCAGTCTTGCCACGGTGCCTTAAAACAGAATTCCAGCTTTCGCGTCGACACCGCTGAGTTCCTCCGTCAAGGGGGCGACTCTGGTCCCGGCTTCGAACCAGGCAAGGCAGATGACAGCCTGCTGTTGGGCGTCCTGACCGGTGACGCCGGCTTCAAGATGCCCCCCGAGGGCGCGGGCAAACCGCTCACCCCGGATGAACTGGCCCTGTTCCGTCAGTGGATCAACGCCGGTGCCCCCACACCCGAAAATGAAGTCCCCGAACAGGATCCGCGGCAGTTCTGGTCTTATCAGACGCCGGTCAAACCAGCGGTCCCCAAGGTCAAAAACAATGCCTGGGTGCGTAACGAAATTGACGCCTTCCTCGCCGCGGAGCACGAACAACACAATCTGGTCCCCCGCCCTCCCGCGGCACCAGCGGTCCTGCTCCGACGTCTGTACCTCGACCTCACTGGTCTCCCCCCCACCACGGCAGAACTGGAAGCCTACCTCGCCGATCCTTCTGAAGAAGCCTATGGCAAAACAGTCGACAAGCTGCTCGCCAGCCCCCGCTACGGGGAACGCTGGGGACGGCACTGGATGGACGTCTGGCGCTACAGCGACTGGTACGGGTCCCGCGGAATCAACGAGATCCGCTACAGCCAGCGGCACATCTGGCGCTGGCGGGACTGGATCGTCGAATCGGTCAATGCCGACAAGCCCTACGACCGGATGATCGTCGAGATGCTGGCCGGCGATGAACTCGAACCGGACAATCCCGATGTCGTCCGGGCCACCGGCTTCCTGGGACGCAACTGGTACAAGTTCGATCGCAATGTCTGGATGTTTGATACCGTCGAGCACACGTCCGTCGCCTTCCTGGGACTGACGATGAAATGCGCCCGCTGTCACGATCACAAATACGATCCCCTGGATCAGGTCGAATACTATCGCTTCCGTGCGTTCTTCGAGCCGCACAACGTCCGCACCGATGCCCTCTCAGGCACGGTCGACAAAGAAAAAGATGCCACGCTGGGCATGGTCCTCAAAGACGGTCTTGCACGCGTGTTCGACAAGGAACTGGAACAGCCCACCTATCTCTTCCAGCGCGGCGATGATCGTCAGCCTGACAAAGAGCATCCCCTCACCCCCGCGGTCCCGGTGAACCTCACCAAAGAACCGGTAACCATCAAGCCCGTCAAACTCCCCCTGGCCAGTTATTACCCGGCACTGCGTCCTGAAATCCTGCAAGAAAAGGTGCAGCAGGCCGAGCAGGAAATCAAATCCGCAGAAGCAGCGTTGCACAAGTCCGACACCACCATCCAGCAGGTCGAGCAACAGCTGGCTGACCTGCAACAAGGGTCTGCGACAGAGACCGACGCGCGTCCCGCGATCATCAACGAACGCTTCCAGCAGCCGAACCCCGAACTCTGGCAGACCGTTTCGGGAAAATGGGAGTACATCGACGGCTGTCTGCGACAGACCAATACCGGCGCCTTTCGGACCATGGTTTCCCAGATCGATCTGCCGCTGAATTTCCAGGGCGGCTGCGTTACAAAACCCTGGAACCGGGCCAGATTCATTCGGTCGGTCTCTTCTTTGATGCCGTCGACCTCCGTGATGCCCAGGCCATTTACACCGCGATCAGTAACAACAAACCGACCGTGCAGGCCTTCCACCGCACAGTAG
- a CDS encoding DUF1549 and DUF1553 domain-containing protein, translating into MNIFKANITETRIVSSLGVILLTICCCRPILLSAETEFKPVKITPAATVRMKAWPERIHLRGRDSRQQLLVTGITAAETTHDLTRAVRFHFKDPQLASIDAAGVLTPRAAGKTELQIKWGSHTKSIPIEIEQGETYLPLDFTNDIAPILTRQGCNGGGCHGKSGGRGGFQLSLFGFQPEQDYEWVTRDIRGRRIFPASPEDSLLLRKATMKIPHGGGKRLEESSPEYARLVRWIEANTPHGPADAPELVKLTVEPEFESLGHNEQQQLTGTAHYSDGSTRDVTPLVEFRSNDTSVGTVDERGLVTSLERTGETSVLALYQGEVSVAKILVPSTEQPESWPDFPIANFIDEHIQRKLKVLQVPPSPLADDATFIRRASLQIAGRIPTTDEVESYANSTDPDKHNKLIARLVRSGDYADHFAQKWSDLLRNKRRGQKPRQPGTIAFHRWLRNKIAANVPYDEMVRGVLTATGDVSVNPPAQWYAEVRYLDRYVDDMAQVFLGLRIGCARCHHHPFEKYSQQDYYGLAAFFSRVNRTGGTGVAERRANEMISVKQTGQVKHPVTGEVVPPHGLGGPDLEIPPFEDPRHYLVDWMTQPDNPYFARAFVNRMWAHFFGRGLVHPLDDLRVTNPAANEPLLAALAEEFTRSDYDMRHIVELICTSNIYQLSSQANEINLEETQNYARFYPQRLSAEILLDAIDDVTDSPTRFSGLPKTTRALQLPDEDYSNQFLTLFGRPKRESACECERVSEPSLSQSLFVMNNGFVLSKVTGPYAVDLANDKREAERKVRELFLKTLSREPTPQEMQNALKYIASEKDQKTAFGNLIWTLVNTKEFLFVH; encoded by the coding sequence ATGAACATATTCAAAGCAAACATAACCGAAACCAGAATCGTCAGTAGCCTGGGTGTGATCCTGCTCACGATCTGTTGCTGCAGGCCGATACTGCTGTCTGCAGAAACGGAATTCAAACCGGTCAAAATCACTCCCGCAGCCACCGTCCGGATGAAAGCCTGGCCGGAACGCATCCACCTGCGGGGGCGCGACAGTCGCCAGCAGCTGCTGGTCACAGGCATCACAGCAGCAGAGACCACACACGACCTGACCCGCGCGGTCCGCTTCCATTTCAAAGATCCTCAGCTGGCGTCCATCGATGCCGCCGGGGTGCTCACTCCCCGGGCTGCCGGAAAAACAGAACTCCAGATTAAATGGGGTTCTCACACGAAATCCATCCCCATCGAGATCGAACAGGGGGAAACCTATCTGCCCCTCGATTTCACCAACGACATCGCGCCTATCCTGACCCGCCAGGGTTGTAACGGCGGCGGCTGTCATGGTAAATCAGGTGGACGCGGTGGATTCCAGCTCTCGCTGTTCGGCTTCCAGCCTGAACAGGATTACGAATGGGTCACCCGCGATATCCGCGGTCGGCGGATCTTTCCCGCTTCCCCTGAAGATTCGCTGCTGCTCCGCAAAGCCACGATGAAAATTCCGCACGGGGGCGGTAAGCGACTCGAGGAAAGCAGCCCGGAGTATGCCCGACTGGTCCGTTGGATTGAAGCTAATACGCCGCACGGTCCGGCAGATGCCCCCGAGTTGGTCAAGCTGACCGTGGAACCCGAATTCGAATCGCTGGGACACAATGAACAGCAACAACTGACCGGCACTGCGCATTATTCGGATGGCTCCACCCGCGATGTCACGCCGCTGGTGGAGTTCCGCTCCAATGATACGTCCGTCGGCACCGTCGATGAACGGGGCCTGGTCACCTCGCTGGAACGGACCGGCGAAACATCGGTACTGGCACTCTACCAGGGTGAAGTCTCCGTTGCGAAAATCCTGGTCCCCTCGACTGAGCAACCAGAGTCCTGGCCCGACTTTCCGATAGCGAACTTCATTGACGAACATATCCAGCGCAAGCTCAAAGTGCTGCAGGTGCCCCCTTCCCCTCTGGCCGATGACGCCACATTCATCCGCAGGGCTTCACTGCAGATTGCCGGACGGATCCCGACGACTGATGAAGTCGAGTCCTATGCGAACAGCACTGATCCCGACAAACACAACAAGCTGATTGCGCGACTGGTCCGATCCGGGGACTACGCCGATCACTTCGCCCAGAAATGGTCCGACCTTTTGCGGAACAAACGCCGGGGCCAGAAACCACGTCAACCCGGCACAATCGCCTTTCACCGCTGGCTGCGAAACAAGATTGCTGCCAACGTCCCCTACGATGAAATGGTGCGCGGCGTCTTGACGGCGACCGGGGATGTTTCGGTTAATCCTCCGGCCCAGTGGTATGCGGAAGTCCGTTACCTCGACCGGTACGTGGATGACATGGCCCAGGTCTTTCTCGGTCTGCGCATCGGCTGTGCCCGCTGCCATCATCATCCATTTGAGAAATATAGTCAGCAGGATTACTACGGGTTGGCCGCTTTCTTCAGCCGGGTCAATCGGACCGGAGGCACAGGCGTCGCCGAGCGACGAGCCAACGAAATGATCTCGGTTAAACAGACTGGACAGGTCAAACATCCTGTCACCGGAGAAGTCGTCCCGCCCCATGGACTGGGTGGGCCGGATCTGGAGATCCCGCCCTTCGAAGACCCCCGGCACTATCTGGTTGACTGGATGACCCAACCAGATAACCCCTACTTTGCCCGAGCCTTCGTGAACCGGATGTGGGCCCATTTCTTCGGTCGCGGCCTGGTGCATCCCCTGGATGACCTGCGGGTTACCAATCCCGCCGCCAATGAACCTCTGCTGGCAGCCCTGGCGGAGGAATTCACCCGCTCCGACTATGACATGCGGCATATCGTGGAGCTGATCTGCACGAGCAATATCTACCAGTTGAGCTCACAGGCAAACGAGATCAACCTGGAAGAAACGCAGAACTACGCCCGCTTTTACCCGCAGCGACTCTCGGCTGAGATCCTGCTGGACGCGATTGATGATGTTACCGATTCGCCCACACGATTCAGCGGCCTCCCCAAAACCACGCGAGCCCTGCAACTGCCCGATGAGGATTACTCCAATCAATTCCTGACACTCTTCGGTCGCCCCAAACGCGAGAGTGCCTGCGAATGCGAACGGGTTTCGGAACCGAGCCTCTCGCAATCCTTGTTTGTGATGAATAATGGTTTTGTACTCTCCAAAGTGACAGGGCCCTACGCCGTCGATCTGGCGAACGATAAACGCGAGGCAGAACGCAAAGTCCGGGAACTGTTCCTGAAAACCCTCTCCCGCGAACCGACGCCACAGGAAATGCAAAACGCACTGAAATATATCGCCAGCGAAAAAGATCAGAAAACTGCCTTCGGCAATCTGATCTGGACGCTGGTCAACACCAAAGAATTTCTGTTTGTCCATTGA
- a CDS encoding PPC domain-containing protein: MLETNLRQLVSRILLSGTALLWLACVPLTASAASPDLVSIFPLSCPAGATTDVKLKGKQLTDIRLAQLTAPGVSIKVINDQSLQITVPAETPPGDYDLRVLTGQGLSQPHVVQITAWPTITADEQADTSDSAKTLKLPGGVDARFDHTGDIDWYTFTGTAGQTVTIRCRSRSLGGSAEPLFTLSAPTGEEIAFSSAAELEPALHLKLPDTGTYRIKVFERAYRSDANSVYHLSVNTGPRLLAAFPALIPADKPSQLHIQGLDLPGMAEDSTQLLQQKNITVDPATDTDVTQSVSFAATSPLAQGLWLQLPHTAGSVRLMTTDTPIVVDQDPENYSQTTAQEIKVPCDIAGQFPQPRDLDWYRFTAEKGQQLSLAAFGERLGQRMDLELSLFDDKGKLLLNLSDQKQAKGDATPVSAASLDPEGTWKAPQSGMFYLLVRDLYGVSLGGFERQYRVRITNRVPDFRVFAYPGEQERKHGITLHPAGHTHVALYVDRQHGFDKPVRIHAVDLPKGLTADDIMIPKHQSAAVLSIQTDRSLKPDILNLKLQATSENQQLIREVQPLTVTDAGTFTHVNTLAAGIADPAPVVLTISPPQQPLTVGGKLELDVKLETGDSSISSPIELKWHTAMVDAKQKSVPLFKPTKSIPPTQTKSKPTAILSDKLQPGDYLLWLSATTKIDSSPAADQKQKKQNRFPFRL, from the coding sequence ATGTTAGAAACCAACCTGCGACAATTGGTCAGCAGAATCCTGCTCAGCGGAACCGCCCTGCTCTGGCTGGCGTGCGTCCCGCTGACTGCCAGCGCCGCGTCCCCCGACCTGGTGAGCATCTTTCCCCTCAGTTGTCCCGCCGGTGCCACCACGGATGTCAAACTGAAAGGCAAGCAGCTCACAGACATTCGCCTCGCACAACTAACCGCACCCGGCGTCTCGATCAAAGTCATCAATGACCAGAGCCTGCAGATCACCGTTCCCGCAGAAACACCGCCCGGCGATTACGACCTGCGCGTATTGACCGGCCAGGGACTGAGCCAGCCTCACGTCGTGCAGATCACCGCCTGGCCCACAATCACCGCAGACGAACAGGCCGACACCTCGGATTCCGCTAAGACGTTAAAATTACCCGGGGGAGTCGACGCTCGTTTCGATCACACCGGAGACATCGACTGGTATACCTTCACCGGCACAGCAGGTCAGACCGTTACGATTCGCTGTCGCTCCCGATCGCTGGGAGGTTCAGCCGAACCGCTGTTCACACTCAGTGCTCCCACTGGAGAAGAGATCGCGTTCTCTTCTGCAGCAGAACTGGAACCAGCCCTGCATCTGAAACTGCCCGACACAGGCACATACCGCATCAAGGTCTTCGAACGCGCTTACCGCAGCGATGCGAACAGTGTCTACCATCTTTCAGTCAACACCGGACCACGCCTGCTGGCCGCATTTCCCGCACTGATCCCCGCCGACAAACCGAGCCAGCTCCACATTCAGGGACTCGATCTGCCCGGCATGGCAGAGGACTCCACACAACTCCTGCAACAGAAAAACATCACCGTTGATCCTGCTACAGACACGGATGTAACACAATCAGTTTCATTCGCCGCCACAAGTCCCCTCGCGCAAGGCCTCTGGTTACAACTTCCCCACACAGCAGGATCCGTGCGGCTAATGACGACTGACACGCCGATCGTCGTCGATCAGGATCCGGAGAATTACTCGCAGACAACGGCGCAAGAGATCAAGGTTCCCTGCGACATAGCGGGCCAGTTTCCCCAACCGCGCGATCTGGACTGGTACCGGTTTACCGCCGAAAAGGGACAACAGCTGAGCCTCGCCGCATTTGGAGAACGGCTGGGACAACGCATGGATCTCGAACTCTCCCTCTTCGACGACAAAGGGAAGCTGCTCCTGAATCTCTCAGATCAGAAACAGGCGAAAGGTGACGCCACTCCTGTCTCGGCAGCCTCACTGGATCCGGAAGGAACCTGGAAGGCCCCCCAGTCGGGCATGTTCTATCTACTGGTACGTGATCTGTATGGCGTGAGCCTGGGCGGCTTTGAGCGACAGTACCGGGTGCGTATCACAAACAGAGTGCCGGACTTTCGCGTCTTCGCTTACCCGGGTGAGCAGGAACGAAAACACGGAATCACGTTACATCCGGCGGGACACACCCACGTCGCGCTCTACGTCGACCGACAGCATGGGTTTGACAAACCCGTCCGCATTCACGCCGTCGATCTCCCCAAGGGGCTGACTGCTGACGATATCATGATCCCTAAACACCAGTCAGCAGCAGTGCTTTCGATTCAGACGGACCGCAGTCTGAAACCAGATATTCTCAACCTGAAACTGCAGGCAACGTCTGAGAATCAGCAGCTGATCCGTGAAGTTCAGCCTCTGACTGTCACTGATGCCGGCACATTTACGCACGTCAATACGCTCGCAGCAGGTATTGCTGATCCAGCCCCCGTTGTATTAACTATCTCACCACCACAACAACCACTGACCGTGGGTGGTAAACTGGAACTGGATGTAAAGCTGGAAACTGGTGATTCATCGATTTCATCGCCCATCGAATTGAAGTGGCATACGGCAATGGTCGATGCCAAACAGAAGAGCGTCCCCTTATTCAAGCCCACAAAATCGATTCCCCCCACTCAAACCAAGAGTAAACCGACAGCCATCCTGTCAGATAAACTGCAGCCGGGAGACTATCTCCTCTGGCTGTCCGCCACCACCAAAATTGATTCCTCACCTGCTGCTGATCAGAAACAGAAAAAGCAAAACCGGTTCCCGTTTCGATTGTGA
- a CDS encoding DUF1501 domain-containing protein gives MGQRRPQPYRYLRHETAGPSEYRGEFSPIKTNVPGMEICQLLPNLAQMADKFSIVRSLHHNRNEHSGGTCRFLSGYTPTAANPGDAEYPEMGSVVASQLEHQVRDIPLFIANTKFYGGGPAYLGPAYSPFMFSGDPNSSKFSVDNLSVNDSAAAALKKRNQLLSQFDTFRRELDKSGSMSALDKFNNRALAMLTSDRTSKAFDLSAEPEALRDEYGRTTWGQGLLLARRLVESGVRLVQLQASFRLSKKAGRTSNWDDHSVNADIFQAYRERMPVFDQAVPALINDLQRRGLDQNVLFIFCGEFGRTPLVRNQDKSKRPGRDHWCRAMSIFLAGGGLKMGQAIGATNAKGEHPVDRVMNSNDLLATIYQKFGIDTHQAYYDNTGRPIPILTDGKPIPELL, from the coding sequence CTGGGCCAACGGCGGCCCCAGCCATATCGATACCTTCGACATGAAACCGCTGGCCCCTCAGAATACCGGGGGGAATTCAGTCCGATCAAAACTAATGTCCCTGGCATGGAGATCTGTCAGCTGCTGCCGAACCTGGCCCAAATGGCAGATAAGTTTTCGATCGTTCGCAGTCTGCACCACAACCGGAATGAACACTCGGGTGGTACCTGTCGATTTCTCTCGGGCTATACACCTACCGCGGCCAATCCCGGTGATGCGGAGTATCCCGAAATGGGATCGGTCGTTGCCAGCCAACTCGAACATCAGGTCCGCGACATTCCCCTGTTTATCGCGAATACCAAATTCTACGGCGGAGGTCCGGCTTACCTGGGACCGGCTTACAGTCCGTTCATGTTCAGCGGTGATCCCAACAGTTCGAAATTCTCAGTTGACAATCTTTCCGTCAACGATTCCGCTGCAGCAGCTCTTAAAAAACGTAATCAGTTGCTGAGCCAGTTCGATACGTTCCGCCGTGAACTGGATAAGAGCGGTTCGATGTCCGCGCTGGACAAGTTCAACAATCGGGCCCTCGCCATGCTGACCAGTGACCGGACCAGCAAAGCCTTTGACCTCTCAGCTGAACCGGAGGCGCTTCGCGATGAATACGGGCGGACCACCTGGGGCCAGGGCTTACTGCTGGCCCGTCGGCTGGTGGAATCGGGCGTCAGGCTGGTCCAGTTGCAGGCCAGCTTCCGACTCTCCAAAAAAGCGGGCCGCACCAGCAACTGGGACGACCATTCGGTCAATGCCGACATCTTCCAGGCATATCGGGAACGTATGCCTGTGTTCGACCAGGCGGTACCGGCCCTGATCAATGACCTGCAGCGCCGAGGACTGGATCAGAATGTCCTGTTCATCTTCTGTGGTGAATTCGGCCGCACCCCGCTGGTCCGAAATCAGGACAAAAGCAAACGTCCCGGCCGCGACCACTGGTGCCGGGCTATGAGCATCTTCCTCGCTGGAGGGGGACTCAAAATGGGCCAGGCAATCGGGGCGACCAATGCCAAAGGGGAACATCCCGTCGATCGCGTCATGAACAGTAATGATCTACTGGCAACGATTTATCAGAAATTCGGCATCGATACGCACCAGGCCTACTACGACAATACCGGCCGCCCAATCCCGATCCTGACCGACGGCAAACCGATTCCTGAGTTGCTGTAG
- a CDS encoding DUF1553 domain-containing protein: MPVPRQAGKFALWNHSAHSEFYELRIEPLAPGFQLAQSVKEDRRSPFAAPSKANLQQDLSLAQAAREIAELNVQLQQAELKSLRARIAAEQAKVKEAADYEPLAKTASRLEREAAAVQASLTVKQAQRDLATLPASTGDQPDKKRTAAEQKVATAEKKLQAAQADVKKEDTKYTPLGETFPRTSTGRRLALARWIADEQNPRTARVAVNHIWLRHFNQALVPTVANFGLNGRLPTHPELLDWLAVTFMEQGWQMKPLHRQIVLSSAYRMSSAPGESESNRATDPNNRYLWRMNSRRMEAEMVRDCLLATAGTLDETRGGPELDEKQGETIHRRSLYFRNTPNEKMEFLELFDLANPNACYERLVSVVPQQALALTNSSLSLDQARLLAEQLEKSTNTDAAFIQAAFKQILSRPATAAEITACTKFLERHTGLLQQQGQQQFPGGGTSKRPPAADPRQRARENLVHVLYSHNDFVTVR; this comes from the coding sequence ATGCCCGTCCCCCGCCAGGCGGGTAAGTTCGCCCTCTGGAATCACTCGGCCCACTCAGAATTTTACGAGCTGCGTATCGAACCGCTGGCCCCCGGTTTTCAACTCGCCCAGTCTGTGAAAGAAGACCGGCGTTCCCCCTTTGCGGCCCCTTCGAAAGCCAATCTGCAGCAGGATCTCTCCCTCGCTCAGGCGGCGCGCGAGATCGCAGAATTGAACGTGCAACTGCAACAGGCCGAGCTGAAATCGCTCCGAGCACGGATCGCCGCCGAACAGGCCAAGGTCAAAGAGGCCGCTGATTATGAACCGCTCGCCAAAACGGCCAGCCGCCTTGAACGGGAAGCCGCAGCCGTTCAGGCCTCTCTCACTGTCAAACAGGCGCAGCGGGATCTGGCAACTCTGCCCGCATCCACAGGAGACCAGCCCGACAAAAAACGGACCGCGGCCGAACAGAAAGTCGCCACCGCAGAGAAGAAACTGCAAGCTGCTCAGGCAGATGTGAAAAAAGAAGACACGAAATACACGCCCCTGGGAGAAACGTTCCCCCGCACCAGTACCGGCCGCCGCCTGGCCCTGGCCCGCTGGATTGCCGATGAGCAGAACCCACGTACCGCACGGGTGGCTGTGAATCACATCTGGCTGCGTCATTTTAACCAGGCCCTGGTTCCCACCGTCGCCAACTTCGGCCTCAACGGACGTCTGCCCACGCATCCCGAACTGCTCGACTGGCTGGCGGTCACATTTATGGAACAGGGCTGGCAGATGAAACCCCTGCATCGCCAGATCGTACTCTCCAGTGCCTACCGAATGAGTTCGGCTCCCGGTGAATCTGAATCAAACCGGGCCACTGACCCCAATAACCGTTATCTCTGGCGGATGAACTCCCGCCGCATGGAAGCGGAAATGGTGCGCGACTGCCTGCTCGCCACTGCGGGGACACTCGATGAAACCCGGGGCGGTCCGGAACTCGATGAAAAGCAGGGAGAGACCATTCACCGCCGCAGTCTCTACTTCCGCAACACTCCCAACGAAAAAATGGAATTCCTGGAGCTGTTCGATCTGGCCAATCCGAACGCCTGCTACGAACGGCTCGTAAGCGTCGTGCCGCAACAGGCGCTCGCTTTGACCAACAGCTCCCTGTCACTCGATCAGGCCCGCCTGCTGGCAGAACAACTCGAGAAATCAACGAACACCGATGCCGCGTTTATCCAGGCAGCCTTCAAACAGATTCTCTCCCGTCCCGCGACGGCCGCGGAGATCACTGCCTGCACGAAGTTTTTAGAACGACATACCGGTCTGCTCCAGCAGCAGGGGCAGCAGCAGTTTCCCGGCGGAGGGACTTCGAAACGTCCACCCGCCGCCGATCCCAGGCAGCGGGCCCGCGAGAACCTGGTGCATGTCCTCTACAGCCATAACGATTTTGTCACCGTCCGTTAA
- a CDS encoding DUF1501 domain-containing protein: MSDQTPSNWFNSCGRVSRRSFLNNASLGLTGIALADLLQRESSSGNALQAAESAIINGQPHFAPKAKSVIWYFMLGGTSHMESFDPKPALNKHAGKTIGDTEYNDLVTNSPYYRKNVRDFGGKPRKLMAQLYPLQVGYRKRGESGIEISDWWEHVGSCADDLAVVRSMWTTDNDHAAQLQFHTGRHIFDGFFPSIGSWVHYGLGSLNDNLPQFVVMGTPPGDCCGGTGAHDGSYLGPEHSGVKMSVNPSNPLPFGTPGSKVSREERRGQLELLSELNTLAGAAYPDDAEMRARIKSYELAFRMQMAVPEVVNISEETAATQNLYGLDNKETQRVGQQSLIARRLVERGVRFVQIYDGGWDAHSKLKQNHSQRIGQVDKPIAGLLKDLKQRGLLDETLVVWATEFGRTPGSERSDGRDHHPYGFSIWMAGGGIKKGVTHGATDEIGFHAVEHRHYVTDLHATILHQLGLNHHSLEVPGHKRLEIDFGEPIKEIIA, translated from the coding sequence ATGTCTGACCAAACACCCTCCAACTGGTTCAACTCCTGCGGCCGCGTCTCGCGACGTTCGTTTCTGAACAACGCCAGCCTGGGGCTGACGGGCATCGCCCTGGCGGACCTGCTGCAACGTGAAAGTTCGTCTGGTAACGCACTGCAGGCAGCGGAATCGGCCATCATCAACGGACAGCCGCACTTCGCCCCCAAAGCCAAATCGGTGATCTGGTATTTCATGCTGGGCGGCACAAGCCACATGGAGAGCTTCGACCCCAAGCCCGCCCTCAATAAGCATGCGGGCAAGACGATCGGCGATACCGAATATAACGACCTGGTCACCAACTCCCCCTACTATCGCAAAAACGTGCGTGACTTCGGCGGCAAGCCCCGCAAGCTGATGGCCCAGCTCTATCCACTGCAGGTCGGCTATCGCAAACGGGGCGAGAGCGGCATCGAAATCAGCGACTGGTGGGAGCATGTCGGAAGCTGTGCCGACGACCTGGCCGTCGTCCGCTCGATGTGGACCACCGACAACGACCACGCGGCTCAGCTCCAGTTTCACACGGGCCGCCACATCTTTGACGGCTTCTTCCCTTCCATCGGCTCGTGGGTGCACTATGGCCTGGGATCGCTGAATGACAATCTGCCCCAGTTCGTGGTGATGGGTACGCCCCCCGGCGACTGTTGCGGCGGAACCGGCGCCCATGATGGCAGCTACCTGGGTCCGGAACATTCCGGGGTAAAGATGTCCGTCAACCCGAGCAATCCACTCCCCTTCGGCACCCCGGGCAGCAAAGTCTCCCGCGAAGAACGCCGCGGTCAGCTGGAACTCTTAAGTGAACTGAATACGCTCGCCGGCGCCGCTTATCCCGACGATGCCGAAATGCGGGCCCGCATCAAATCCTACGAACTCGCGTTCCGCATGCAGATGGCCGTCCCCGAAGTCGTCAACATCAGCGAGGAAACCGCTGCCACACAGAATCTGTATGGTCTGGATAATAAAGAAACCCAACGCGTCGGCCAGCAGTCCCTGATTGCCCGCCGACTGGTAGAACGGGGCGTCCGCTTTGTGCAGATCTACGATGGCGGCTGGGACGCACATTCCAAGCTCAAGCAGAACCACAGCCAGCGGATCGGCCAGGTCGACAAACCGATTGCCGGCCTGCTCAAAGACCTCAAGCAGCGGGGTCTGCTCGATGAAACCCTGGTCGTCTGGGCCACCGAGTTCGGTCGCACCCCCGGCTCCGAACGGTCAGACGGACGCGACCATCATCCCTACGGCTTCTCCATCTGGATGGCCGGCGGTGGCATTAAGAAAGGTGTCACACACGGCGCTACCGACGAAATCGGCTTCCACGCGGTCGAACACCGACACTACGTCACCGACCTGCACGCCACCATCCTGCATCAGCTGGGACTCAATCACCACAGCCTCGAAGTTCCGGGCCACAAACGCCTCGAAATCGACTTTGGCGAACCGATCAAAGAGATTATCGCTTAA